The following proteins are encoded in a genomic region of Alphaproteobacteria bacterium:
- a CDS encoding type II toxin-antitoxin system RelE/ParE family toxin, with protein MRRFRPTKAASADLRGIGRYTRKKWGREQERRYLRELNVCFQRLAEKPDCGRPYPQLPPYWRIRQNMHMVYYRLTEHDLLLVVRVLHVHMLPELHLSGSEDKDTN; from the coding sequence ATGCGCCGTTTCCGGCCGACCAAGGCCGCTTCCGCGGATTTGCGCGGCATTGGCCGCTATACCCGCAAAAAATGGGGGCGCGAGCAGGAACGCCGTTATTTGCGAGAACTGAATGTCTGCTTTCAGCGTCTCGCTGAAAAGCCTGATTGTGGCCGCCCTTATCCGCAATTGCCGCCCTATTGGCGGATTCGGCAGAATATGCACATGGTTTATTATCGATTGACCGAGCACGATCTGCTTTTGGTTGTGCGGGTTCTGCATGTTCACATGCTTCCTGAATTGCATTTGTCCGGCAGCGAGGACAAAGACACAAATTAA
- a CDS encoding type II toxin-antitoxin system ParD family antitoxin: MTLHISSPELERQVAALAHDAGREPDSVAVELLDAAVRRYNAKLAKLRAALEEGEKSGIDEDFSIESLIAELDAEPD; this comes from the coding sequence ATGACGCTTCACATTTCTTCGCCCGAACTTGAACGGCAGGTTGCGGCTCTTGCCCATGATGCCGGGCGCGAGCCTGACTCCGTGGCCGTCGAGCTCCTGGACGCCGCCGTGCGGCGATACAACGCCAAGCTCGCCAAGCTGCGCGCCGCGCTTGAGGAAGGCGAAAAAAGCGGCATTGACGAGGACTTCAGCATCGAAAGCCTTATCGCCGAGCTTGATGCCGAGCCGGATTGA